The nucleotide sequence CATTTCGCATAGAATGTCtgcggctcagactcatacacagtgtaatcaactcctttagagatagtgtagcttttgattgcagatatcacCGACTCTTTCGAACCAATAAATTCTATTCCAACACTAAACTCGCCATCTTCCGCCGCAGCGTTGCCTTCACCTACAACATGCGCACCACCATCAGCCAGACAAGGCAAATAAAATAAACACTATAAGAAGCTTGAGTTAATAATCATAACATACCCGTATTCGCATACTCAGGAAATTTCGGGTCATGCATGGCTTTGAGATCTAGAGTCCGCATAAAAGACGGAACACCAAACGGGTGCTGCCTTACAATCGCATTCGCTTCATTTTGCACCTCCGGATTGCCTTCCAAGTCTCCGTCATCGTTTTCGTCATCGACTTCATAGTTAGCTTCGAACTCCTCTTCACTGTCATTattatcttcttcccaatctatatccccGAGCTCATCAACATTGACTTCCTCGCCAACCGCGCCCGACCCTGACTGCTATTCAAACTCAACGTACAGCTCTATCATCGGCACGTGAAAtcgggtttgttgataaatataGAACATCTGCTGCATACTGGCATCGTCAGTGATGGGTATTAATTGAAACTGTATTAGCCCACCAAATACTTGCACAGGACTTCTATATAAAAGGTTGCTCACCCTTTTCAAAATGTGGCTTTGAATGTTATTATAAAGCCCATTTTGCAACTCGACGAAGCTCATGGTACATGGAATAGCAAATGACAacggacattcacaaacaaaagtcactcCTTCATGTGTGTTTGGTAAAACTTCACTGTTATAATATACTCGCAAATTTGCAATATTTTTCATAACTTCAACCTCACCTACTCCGATTTTTTTGACACACCTAACTGTCAAGAAAACTAAGAACTACAACATATGTATACGAAAGAAGAGTATGATTAGTAGAATGGGAGTGAGGCCGTTTGGGCGAGGAGTGCTTCGTATTTATAGGCAGGCCTcttcattaaaatatttttttcacaaaacgcaacctgcgtttttCATTTTCCAAAAAAATAATCTGACAACGCAAAAAACGCAGCCTGCGTTTTGCCTTTCCCAAAAAAAAAAGCTGACATTTAGCACAAAACGCAAGCTGCGTTTTGTTAttacgaaaaaaaaatttttttaacccATCACAAAACACAGGCTGCGTTTggattaaaacaaataaaaaaaattttgaaaagccTGCAGAAAGCAAAATGCAGCCCACATTTGTTccctttcttgaaaaaaaaaaaaacaaaaacaggcCAAAAATAAAACGTATCTTATGTTTTACACGTGACACCATTGCAGAGAAAAATTTATCCATGCGTCCATTACATTGAACAACACCAAACTTtgttccataacaaaaaaaaatgagccGAAATAAAcacttaaaagattttaaaagcatgataaaaattaaataacCAAAAAATATATTTGTTTTGTAAGAATGACCATATAGTGTAGAATCCAGAGCTGAAAACAATGATTGCCGTTAAAGTTGCATCATGATTCATGACAGATGGATCACCAATTACAGCACTGGTATCTTAAGTACAAACATACTatcttttgtctttttctttgtcATGACATACACCTATACATACACCTATATAGTACTAGTGTACATGTTTATATAGTACACTACTAGCCAATGTTCAAATCAAGCAATAGAATAGTTCTTACTTTCCTCATTCTCGCTTCCTTGCTTTTAAGTTTTAACATCATTCAAAGAAATTCACTTGAGAGTGATTCTCATAAATTTGGATTATGCAACAGAAGATGATGATTCTCTAGCATTGTGAATTGTGATGTGAGCAGAGTGGCACAAAACACTGAATTAACCCAACACCATGTAATAAATTGGGATTCTCAATTGCACTCTTAGAAAATTTATTGTGGAAGAATATAAGAAAtcaagaatttttattttttattttttttcccctAATAATTTCATATATGATATAAGAGAAGTTCTTGTATGAATGCAAATCTAACACCTTATATTAACACAATAAAAGtgaattttatcatttttattattccTACCTGAAATCCCCAACTAGTATCCAAAATGGAGTATAAATCATATCTATGTCCAAAaatgattttcttatttattttgtaattaagGAACCTAATATAAAaacagagaaaagaaagaaagaaagaaagaaagaaatttgACAACATTAGAGACCATAAACAATTTTCACATGAAAGATGCATAAACCAAGCCAAGAAATTAATAGTAATCTATACAGAAGAAGTGGTTGATTTTGCTCATTTTCATGACATCATATATAAATATCTAAGTTTGTAATTCATTTACATTTGCATTATTAGAAGATGGAAAAACTTTGCTCAACATTCTCTTCAAAGAACAACCAACAATTACCAAAGATGTTGAGGTTTCTGTTTCTGAGACAGAAGAATCACTGCTACTACTCACTCTTTCTCCATTTTCATTATTCTCTCTAATTTCAGAACTTTGACCAAAATCATCAACCACAATCTCAACTAAAGCAGAGGCACCACTACCATCATCAACATTATGAACATGAACATGATCATGATCATGATCATTATGATCACCCCCATCATCAATAACAGAACCTAATTGGGAATTGTCATTCTCAACAACAATCCCACTACTAATAATTATTGGAGCCCTGCAAATTGGACAATTTGAATGAGAATTCAGCCACATATCAATGCATTCAACATGAAAACCATGTCCACATTTTGGTAAACACCTTCCCATCTCTCCATCTTCAAAAGAACTCAAACAAATCACACACTCAagctcatcactattctcaacttCTTCACTACCTTTCAATACTTCTGAATTAGTAGTAGTATAAATGAAAAGAGGAATTCTTGCAATGATAGAAGAATCTAACCCTTTTGATGTATTGTGATGAGAACTTGATGATGATGGGAATATTGGTGAATCTTCTATGTTGAAGCTGTGGAAGTGGTGGAACCTTGCAGGGCCAAGAACATCAGAAACAGTTACTGTGGCTGCTCTGCGGCGGCGGCGACGACGGCGGCGAGCATTTGCCTGAGCCTGAGCCTGAGCTAGGAACCATTTAGCATAGAGATGGAGGAGAAGGACAAAGAGGATTACAAGGAGCAAAGATATTATGGCTGCAAGCATTATGTTGCTGTTGTCTGAGAACATGTTTTGGAATATTTGACTCAAAGTGTtcatgttcttgttcttgttcttgtttgaaTCAGATTGTGTTAGCAACTTAGCATTCTAATGTGAAAAATTTGTGGTCTTTTGTGTGGTTTTGGAATGAATGGCCAAAAgggtataattttttttatgaaagatTTGGACTTGGAAGGGTTTTTTAGGACTTTGATATATGATGTGATTTTAGGTACATACATACATGCATAACCCCAAGTCCCTAAAAGAAGTTCTTTTTTTTGTGGATCTAAGAATCATTGGTGTGATTTTATTTTGGTCTTATTGTGTTATGTGAAAGTGGGTTACGTGAAAGTGAAGTTAGTGTGAATAAATTAGAAGGGATTGTTGCCTCTTGCATTTGGTACATTTGCGTGTAATGGTTAGCAACAAGTTTTGGTTTCTCTCATGCACTTGTATTATTGTATTTGCTTAAGGGGAGTCAGTGACCAAATTCTATTCTATTCTACGTATAATTATATATCccctttcttttttattataaaattaaaagagagtAATTTCCTTTTACCATATAATCAATTTTAttatatgagtttaattttgatgcacgccagtataaaatattttatacagacATTTAATGATATCTGTTTTTTCAGATGAATATTCACGCAATCAATGTTAAAGATAATTGTTTTTGTTGACATAGATTTGATTTGGTAAACTTTTTTAAAGAGATGTTGGTGCTTTTCAAAAgcacaaaatttttattttgtgtttgataaattaaaaagattatgtATTTGTCCTTACAGTTTTTAAATATAGGAGTATTTTTAAAAATACCTAAGGTGGAGTTTTTCAAGCCATTTTTAAAAGTTATCTTTTAAAAACTaacttttataaattatttttgaaaagtaaaaattttaataaaccaaATCATAGTATTCcagatatcaaaattaaattcttattacATATGATCTcgaaatatataaatatttcagAAATTAGAATGTAGATTTTGTCTCTTCCATTTTAACAATGCTATTTCCCTTTTATTGAAGCAAGAACTCTAATATGAAGTGTGCGCATATACTGTTATACTAAAATTCCGATAGTGATGCTTAATTAGTAACATGTTTTGCATTTACTGAAATTAGATATACTTAGTTTTGGGAATGtaagtaaaataataagaataataataatgaaatacttAAATTAGTAGTGTGAGGTGATGGACTTAAAGTCAAAGGGGGAATCCATTATAATTGAGATCCCTATGTCCAAAGAGGTAAAAAATGCATAGAAGGGTGAAGAGTAGTGGGGAAAAAAGGGTGGCAGAAATGAAGGACTCGTGAAGGCGACGGCAGCATGAGAGTTGTTAAAGACTTTGATTGGATTCATGTGAACCTCTTTTTAGTCTTTCACACCTTTGTTTatacattgttgttgttgttgttgataagGAGTGGTTTAACTCAAttcttaatattttaattttaatagatATAAAATTTCAATCTCATaacacataataaaaaaaattatgtattctcttaattatttaaaaaattgattaCTTTATAactttgaaatattttttatgggaaagtatgaggaaccaatagaatatttgtataatgcgtataatggaggtttagggagtattagagatataattattagtatTACCTTTTCTCATCAGCTGaaatttttgggatgagtggtatcatgacatgatattagaactttagatccgaaaggtcaagagttccaTTATCTCCCTAACAGAAtccattttttatttatcaattcaaAAAGATGATTGAGAGAGTTTTAAAGATTTTATCAATTAGAATTTTGCCGATAAATATTCTAAGTATATTTACTTACTTAGGAGNNNNNNNNNNNNNNNNNNNNNNNNNNNNNNNNNNNNNNNNNNNNNNNNNNNNNNNNNNNNNNNNNNNNNNNNNNNNNNNNNNNNNNNNNNNNNNNNNNNNNNNNNNNNNNATGTtccattttaattatttattaattctgCAAAACTGAGAAACTGGGTAGAGAGGATCCCTAGGCAAAGGGTTCTATCATTCTGAGTCAACACTCAACAGCCATGACTCGATATAGGagtattctttttcttttgggtAAAGGATTGCACCAAACCCAAAGCAAATAAATGAAAAGTGAGAATAATGGAAAACACCCGTCACCTCATCATTTTTTGCACTTgaatgaataaattaaaaaaaactataaaattgGTATTCGAAAAATTCGTGACACTGAAaaaaataatcctaaaaaatgcaaaaaataaaagaagaaaatttaaaataatcCCGATAATTATCTCGAAAGATAACGaggcttttgaaaaaaaaatttcaattcgGCTCCTAACAATTACTTCGAAAACACAACGAAGTTCGTGTgccaaaaaaaatcaatgttatttttttggcacagaggttaatcaattcaaaaaaaaatatcagagaccggattaaatattttttttcttggagGCCTCATTGTcctgtcctttcgagataattgtcaggaccGAATAGGGTATTCAATCAAAATAAAATGGCTTTtgcaagattttaaattttgataaaaatatccAACGTAAATCGATGATTACCTGGCTAACACATACAGTGCAGTTAGGTGgcattttgaattatttttaatCAGTTCCAAGCTAGAAATTCGTATAATTCCTAAATCCaacttatttaaaattaaaattcctaattcaaaataaattttctgaATGGCAAACTCGGTTTAAGGTGATGGTGTTTGGTGTTGAAGCACTTGACAAGAACGATGTTGATCCTGCTTTCATGGCTAAGCTTGCTAAGATTGTTAGTTTCCTCTACGATTTGGAGAATTTTCTTTTGATCATTATGGTTACCTCTTCTGTTCTGGTAGAGAATTTCTCCaacaattcaaataaaaaaaattaattgaatgagtttaattgattttaaaaatttcattgattttttaaaaattagtacaAGAAAAGTTGTTATAAGTTTTATGGTTTAGTTTGTAAAAAATTAATGTATTACAAGTGGTTACAAATTTTACAGTGATAAGTatgtcgacttcacgtgaagttaataacTGACagttgttagatgatttgactgatttgactaaattttcatctaacggctctcaactatcaacttcacgtgaagtcgactacacCTGAGATTTCACCAATAAAAGTGGttctttaaaaatagaaaatatgattaattaaaaaattaaaataataaaatattaaatttaaaggcTGAATTTTGTTGTATAGGTaacatttttcttaaaaattataTGAATTTTCATGTTGGAACTCattaaaaataattcaaaatgcCATTTAATTGTGCTATTATCCAGGAAATCATTTCGGATAGCCACCATGGAAGAGTTTTCCGGCAACACATACGTTATCAACTACATTTTtgtcaaatattaaaatttttttagaggtTATTTTTGTCTTTTACGTTATTTAGGTTGTTTTCATTGGCATTAGAATTTTTAGAAACGGTTTAAtaatttactttaaaaaaattcaTTTCCTCATTTAAGTATTTaacgttttttaaaattttttactgtTTTAAACATTCTCTAACTATTTTGCAACAGTTTATAGTGCAGGTAAAGATTGCGAAATAAACTAACAATGCTATTATGCAGCTTATGGCAGCGAAATCGTGAGACAAAACTATAGCACATATGCTGCATGTAAAATTATATGTGAAATTATCATAAAAGATGGCTACATATATCTCAGATCTTcccaataatttttattttttatttattattatttttttctcacAAATACAAATTCACCAAATAGCTAGTGAGTATATAGTTATTATTGTTTATCTTAATACAATAATATCACATAAAGATGATAGTGTACATTTTAAATATAGTAATTCTGATGTTATGCATACTTGATAGTTATATTCGTTGAcagaatttaaaaatttaattttagtcAACATAAAATGTTTGAAATTAAATACGTTTAAAAAATTACATATCGGTGCATTTCATTAGTAGATACCGTGTGAAATATTTAGTATAAAGTATTTTGTCAAAAGAATGATAAACAAGTGATGAAATTTTGCatgttagcaataatttttttttcctcACATACAGTTTTATCAGATTGTACAACAGTAAAACCTAATTAGGTGAAAAGAACCAAATCTCTcacaatattttaattttatcacttaaaaattaaaatttttgtagaattacaaatttttttatgtatttattatcACGGATGAAAACTTCAAAtcttgtgttttttattttttgttttatttacgAAAACAAGTGTTTTAAGTTACACTTGTTAGCAAAATCTAACACTTTACTTAGACAATTGATGTATAAAAAGTTCACCATCTACATAATTTTAAAATGGAA is from Arachis ipaensis cultivar K30076 chromosome B01, Araip1.1, whole genome shotgun sequence and encodes:
- the LOC107605126 gene encoding RING-H2 finger protein ATL63 produces the protein MNTLSQIFQNMFSDNSNIMLAAIISLLLVILFVLLLHLYAKWFLAQAQAQANARRRRRRRRRAATVTVSDVLGPARFHHFHSFNIEDSPIFPSSSSSHHNTSKGLDSSIIARIPLFIYTTTNSEVLKGSEEVENSDELECVICLSSFEDGEMGRCLPKCGHGFHVECIDMWLNSHSNCPICRAPIIISSGIVVENDNSQLGSVIDDGGDHNDHDHDHVHVHNVDDGSGASALVEIVVDDFGQSSEIRENNENGERVSSSSDSSVSETETSTSLVIVGCSLKRMLSKVFPSSNNANVNELQT